TGGTGCGATCGCGCAAAAATCTCGCCATTCGGGCCTGCTTTGCCGGGTCAGATTCATCCACCATCGCTGCCGACAGTTCCGTCCCTCCCCAAGCTGGCCGATCCTGGCTCCTATCCTCTGTGACCATCGGCAAAATTGCCGCCGAGAGTTCCCCCAAAATCTCTTGACGATAGGCAATCGCCTCACGAATCGAGTTCTCCTTGGGTTGGTCACCGGATCGCCAATCGTAGGGTGGAGACCATTCTCGAATCGGTCGTAGCCGATCCACCTGAGTGACGATGCTAATGATGGGCAGATCATCCACTTGGGTTGTGATCTCTTCTAAAAACGCCAGATCCATTTGCAGGGCTGGATCCGTCGCCGGTGTGACCAACAACAGCAAATCCGCCTCAGCTGCTTTCTCGATCACTGCTTGGCGTAGATCATCTCTTCCACTTTGCTCATACCCCGGTGAATCCCAGAGAATGAGAGTTTCATCTAGATCATTCTGGAAAGGGTAAGACTGCAAGGTGTCCGTACTGGGTAACACATCTACGGCTGCTGTCTGTCGGCCAAACAGGGTATTCACCAGGCTACTCTTGCCTGCCCCTGTACGTCCAACCAAGAGCACATTCAAGGGAGCCTGCTCTACGGTCTCGGCAGGCGCGGCTTCCGTAATAATCCCTTGTAGGGTTTGAGTCTCGGCCTCTGGTAGTTTTAGCTCCAGGCTCTCCAAGGAGCGCACCGCTTCGCCACCGTAGAGGGCAATCGCTCGTTCCCCGAGGGCCTGCAAAGTGGTCTCTCGCACAATCTGCCCTAAGTTGGCCAGTAACTGTTGATTGGCCTGAGTCCGATAGGTTTGGGTAGAGGTGCGGGTCAAGGCTGCCACCGGATTAAAAATCCACCGGGACCATTGCCACACTTTGACGACCGTGCGGGCAGCCGGCTCTAATTTTCGATAGGTTTCGTAGGTTTCGTAGGCTTGTCCCACGGTCACCTGCCCCAGCACAGGGGAAAGCTTTTGCATCCACTGATCCACATCGTCCACGGTGCCCCGCAATAAACCATAGGCATCTGGCACATAGATATTCAGAAAGGGCCGTTTGGTAGTGGGGTAGTAGACATGGGCAATCGCCTCAATCAAGGTTTGGCAGCGGCGAAAGAACTGAGCCCAATCTTCCCAGGGCAAGACATCTTCCCGAGCAGCGACCAGAATCGTTTGAATTTCGGCTTCGGCCTGTTCCCGGCGGGGCTGACCTGCCCTGGGAGTCTCTGCAGCATTGTCTTGAATAAAGGCTCTGGCCTCTGCAGCAATCTGATCTGGCAACCGCACCCAGCGAGCCAGTAAATATCGCCAACCGACAAACACCAAAACCACCACAGCCCAAATCCAACTCAGTCCCCACTGATGGATTTGCAGCCCAGCTGCAACACCGAGAAATCCGAGCACGCTAACGACGGGTAAGGCCAAGATGACCCACTGCCAGACCTTGAGACGAATCATAGGGCGGATTTATAGATGGAATGAAAAAGGACCCAAGGGCAATATAGCCCGCAGACGAACTAAACGAACCTGAAAAACCTGAGCAAAGGTTCCCTAGAACTATAGTCGCTCTGCAACCTAGGAGAAGACAACCGCTGGAGCATACAGATAAGGAGTGCCCACCCAGAGGGCAATTAGTCCAGTCACCAGATCACCCATGACCATATAGTAAAGTCCAGTGCCAATGTTGAGGACCAAGCCCAACCAGGTGATTAGAATCGAAATCTGCAACGACAACTGAGCCATCGGGGAGTGACGAGCCACAAAAAAGCTAGCCCCACAGGAACCTGCTCTCCCACAGTTGGGACAACTCAGCAGGCCTGAGTCTTACCCAGTACCGCACTTAGAACAAGTCTGCACAGATTGGTGATCTCACTGCTGTGTTATTCAGACGTGGAGCATGAACTAATTATTGACTGACACTACTCAGCGTCTTCAGAATCTTGATCAAAAGAGAGACCATTGCCCAACAGGCTAGTATCCAGTTCCATCCGTTGTTCCATCTTGCGGAGGAAATAACCAGTCATCATCGCGGAGGCAAGCAAGCCAGCTAAATTATCGCGATCGGTAACGACTTGAACGCTGAAGGCTTCGCTAGGCAGGACACCCACTAGCCCTTGCACATTTTGCGAGATGATTTGCTTAATCTCGGGGCTGACGGACTTAGCAACCCGGGCCAGGACTTCTGGCGGTTGATTTTGTAAATATTTGATTAAGAGATTGGCCTGAGCCTCCTCTGAATCACTCATAATAAAGTTGGCGTTTTCGGGGTCAAAGGCCATAAAGCACCCTCAGAATCTGCTTGTGTTCATTGTGTCATCTCTTCCTCTAGTATGCCCAGGTTCTCGATGGAGAGAAGCCCGAACCTTAAGGTAATTTGATCAACACTATCATCCAGAAATCAGAACTTCGTGAATGGGTAAACAAGCGTTCTGCTTCCTTGACGGTAGTATAAACGATTGTTAACTTTTTTGGCGAGATTTCAAGCCTAGACCGCCTAGGGCAAGCGCTTATACATCAAGCATCAAGAAGAATTCGCTAGATTGCTTTTTGGCCTCTAAATGGACTCCCATAATCGAGGCCGAGGCTGACCTTGCAAACGAGTATGGGTGTCTTGGAGCAATTGGGGAATATTTAACTGCTCAGGACAGCGAGGCAAGCAGTCTCCACAGTCAGTACAGCGATTGCCCCGTCGTCCAGGGAACCAATGCCCCGCATTTTCAAACATAC
The Acaryochloris marina S15 genome window above contains:
- a CDS encoding GTPase family protein, which codes for MIRLKVWQWVILALPVVSVLGFLGVAAGLQIHQWGLSWIWAVVVLVFVGWRYLLARWVRLPDQIAAEARAFIQDNAAETPRAGQPRREQAEAEIQTILVAAREDVLPWEDWAQFFRRCQTLIEAIAHVYYPTTKRPFLNIYVPDAYGLLRGTVDDVDQWMQKLSPVLGQVTVGQAYETYETYRKLEPAARTVVKVWQWSRWIFNPVAALTRTSTQTYRTQANQQLLANLGQIVRETTLQALGERAIALYGGEAVRSLESLELKLPEAETQTLQGIITEAAPAETVEQAPLNVLLVGRTGAGKSSLVNTLFGRQTAAVDVLPSTDTLQSYPFQNDLDETLILWDSPGYEQSGRDDLRQAVIEKAAEADLLLLVTPATDPALQMDLAFLEEITTQVDDLPIISIVTQVDRLRPIREWSPPYDWRSGDQPKENSIREAIAYRQEILGELSAAILPMVTEDRSQDRPAWGGTELSAAMVDESDPAKQARMARFLRDRTTRITTSAKIINQYASQMSTTQGLAALLKSPVLGFLSTMTTGSPALATALATQLPIEQAPVVMGKLQMGYELFTLLAEPDAHPVFDFLSLWPLLLETAPSIKEDAWAFGQTMVEFWSGKVRVEQLQVRYQSYLSKATLA
- a CDS encoding DUF760 domain-containing protein, coding for MAFDPENANFIMSDSEEAQANLLIKYLQNQPPEVLARVAKSVSPEIKQIISQNVQGLVGVLPSEAFSVQVVTDRDNLAGLLASAMMTGYFLRKMEQRMELDTSLLGNGLSFDQDSEDAE